The genomic DNA CGGAAAGTTCATGGGCGTACCAGGGGCCAAATGAAGACAGGTCTATATCGGCGCCAAACATTAAGCCGGTTTTTTCTTCATAGAAACAGCAGTGGCCCGGTGTGTGGCCGGGGACATGGATGACACGCAGTTTGGTACGGCCAAAGTCCAGGATTTCACCGTCTGTGAATGTGGAGTCCACCCGGGACGGACGGTGATTGATAATGGGCATGAATTTGGCTATCTGCTCCGGAGTGAAGCGGTCATAGCCGGTATAGCGGAGCATTTCTTCGTAGCTTTCCAGAGCTGGGGTATCATCTGCGTGACAACGGATGTGTGCTTTGGGGAAAAGTCCGTTACCGCGGACATGATCCGGATGGAAATGGCTGTTGATGAGTACATCAACGCGGCCCAGCACGGGTTTCAGGTAGTCTTTGCCGGCGGCGCTGTCGATGAGGCCGCAAACATCGTCTTTGATGTAGAGGCAGTGACAGTACGGAAAAGTCCCGTTTCTTTTGCCGGGGACCAGATAAATTGTGTCGGTAATCTTTTGCATAAAAACCTCCGGTTACTAGAAAGGCGCGCTCTTTCGGTTTCCTCAGTGCGCGCTTTTCAGTACTGCTTACCTTAGCAGCTTCGCTATCTGCGAAGCGTTATAATTACCTAGCAGTATAAAGAGAACCCGGCCTGGAGGCCGGGTTCTGTCAATTGATTAGTCGAACTTGGGACGCGGCAGAAGACCTGCACGTTCGCAGATTTCCGGGACGATTTCTTCCCAGGCTACGGCCATCAGGTGAATGCCGGCTACGCCTTCCACCGTTTTCAGGTGTTCGATCATCTCCACGCACAACTTGACGCCCTCTTCTTTTTTCTTTTCGGCACCCTTGATCCGGTCGATGATTTCATCGGGAACGATCATGCCGGATACATTGTTTTTCATATAGCGGGCGGCACCCAAGGATTTAATGGGGATAACGCCGGCTAAGATGGGTACTTTTTTGTGGATACCCAATTCGCGTACTTTTTCCATCCAGCGCTCAAAGCGGTCCATATCAAAGATGGCCTGAGTCTGGATAAAGTCGGCGCCGGCTTCCACTTTTTTGGCCAGGCGGTAAGCCCGGTATTCAAAGGGATCGGCAAAGGGGTTTTCCACAGCACCGATACAGATATCGATGGGAGCTTCCAGTTTTTCACCGCCGATGAACACTTCTTCATCACGCATGTTTTTTAAGGTCTGAATCAGGTTCATGGAATCCAGGTCGTTTACGTTTTTGGCATTGGGCTCGTTGCCGAAGTTGGCATGGTCACCCTGCAGGCAGAGGATATTTTTAATTCCCAAAGCTGCAGCACCTAAAACGTCGGACTGGATGGCGATGCGGTTACGGTCGCGGCAGGTAATCTGGATAACCGGGTCCAAGCCCATGTCTATCAGGATTTTACCACAGGCCACACTGGAGGTCCGCACAATGGCAGTCTGGTTATCGGTTAAGTTGATGGCATCAACCACGCCGCCTAAAAGGTGGCCGTGATGCTCAATCTTATCCCGTTCAGCGCTTTTTGGAGGACCTAGTTCGCCTGTAACAATAAACTCGCCGCTTTTTAAAGCTTTTTGCAGATTGCTTAGTG from Dethiobacter alkaliphilus AHT 1 includes the following:
- a CDS encoding methylenetetrahydrofolate reductase, with protein sequence MTLSNLQKALKSGEFIVTGELGPPKSAERDKIEHHGHLLGGVVDAINLTDNQTAIVRTSSVACGKILIDMGLDPVIQITCRDRNRIAIQSDVLGAAALGIKNILCLQGDHANFGNEPNAKNVNDLDSMNLIQTLKNMRDEEVFIGGEKLEAPIDICIGAVENPFADPFEYRAYRLAKKVEAGADFIQTQAIFDMDRFERWMEKVRELGIHKKVPILAGVIPIKSLGAARYMKNNVSGMIVPDEIIDRIKGAEKKKEEGVKLCVEMIEHLKTVEGVAGIHLMAVAWEEIVPEICERAGLLPRPKFD
- a CDS encoding MBL fold metallo-hydrolase, yielding MQKITDTIYLVPGKRNGTFPYCHCLYIKDDVCGLIDSAAGKDYLKPVLGRVDVLINSHFHPDHVRGNGLFPKAHIRCHADDTPALESYEEMLRYTGYDRFTPEQIAKFMPIINHRPSRVDSTFTDGEILDFGRTKLRVIHVPGHTPGHCCFYEEKTGLMFGADIDLSSFGPWYAHELSDLEAFEKSLQKVIDINPHIFVSGHEDGYIRKGVVNRLKDYAQVFTARENMILNELKAPQTLEDLAAKQLIYPRHPEPEFFFYYFEWQMIKKHLEKMAADNKIITEKGKYLAANA